The Patescibacteria group bacterium sequence AGGCTGAAAAGGAACATAATCATGAAATTAATTATATGATACTTTCTGAGACAGAGTTCAACGCCTTGAAATCCCGAAAAGACACGTTTATTAATAAAGTTTTAACTATGCCACGAATAATGCTTTTAGGCGACGAAGAAGAGATGGTAGAGTAGCTTGACCCTAGGTTTTTTTTTTTTGCAGGAGTTTGGTAATACTGGCAAGAACCTCTTTTAGTTTTGTCCTTCCTTTCTTTTTATACTATAATAGCTTTAGTATGACCCAGAAAATTATTAAGACAGGGAACAGTGCTGCAGTCACAATTCCCGCAGAGTTCCTAGAGGCATTGTGTTTAAAAATAGGAGATTCTGCCGAAGCTAAGGTAGATTTTGAACAAGGGACCATAACTTATAAATTTCCAGATGGTCGCCAGCTACCTTTGGAGGGGGCAGATGTTGCTGGCTGTACTCAATCAGAGAAAGAGAGGGAGGCGGATAAGGAATGAGAGAAAAGACTAGGTGGTTTTTGGTGGGGATAATTTTCCTAACCCTTTTATGCATTCGAATTAATCTTCCTAAAATTCCAATC is a genomic window containing:
- a CDS encoding AbrB/MazE/SpoVT family DNA-binding domain-containing protein produces the protein MTQKIIKTGNSAAVTIPAEFLEALCLKIGDSAEAKVDFEQGTITYKFPDGRQLPLEGADVAGCTQSEKEREADKE